The Symbiobacterium terraclitae genome segment TCTACGTCATGCGGCTCACGCTGCGCCGCCGCGACCCGAAGTACTTCGGCCTGGCGGACCGGTTGGGCAACAACGGCTTCATCGCCGCCATCCTGGGCGTGGTCCTGCAGGGCATGGCGATCATCGCCCGCTGGATCGGCTCCGGGCAGGTCCCCATGTCCAACATGTTCGAGTACATGTCGTTCCTCGGCTGGTCGGTGATGCTCTTCTTCGTCATCCTGTCGGCCTGGTACAAGCTTCCCAGCCTCGGCGCATTCGTCGCTCCGGTCGGGGTCGTCGTCATCGCCTACGCCTCGGTCTTCCCCACCGAGGTGAAGCCGCTGGTGCCCGCGCTCCAGTCCTACTGGCTGCCCCTGCACGTCTCGTTCGCGGCCCTCGGTGAGGGCGCATTCGCCGTCTCGTTCGGCGCGGCGCTGATGTACCTGCTCCGGGTGCGCAAGGAGCAGTCCAGCCCGTGGGAGGAGACGCTGCTCGAGTTCTTCTTCTGCGGCGCCATGCTGACCGGCTTCCTGGTGCTGGCGCTCGGCTTCAAGGTGGCCGGGGCCTCCTACGAGGTGACCAACATGGCCGGCGGCCTCGGCATCCTGGAGTACACCCTGCCGCCCTTCATCGGCCCCATCGGCTCCCGGCCGGGTGAGGCCTCGTTCCTGGGCATGGACCTGCCGCTCATGACCGCGCCGGTGTGGATGAAGGGCGCCTACGCCGCCCGCAAGCTGAACACGCTGGTGCTCTCCGCCCTGATGGGCCTGATCCTCTACTTCGGCGTCAGGCTGATCGCACGCATGCCGCTCCGGGACCTGGGCTCCAAGGCCGTGGGCAGCATGAACCCCAAGCTGCTGGACGAGGTGTCGTACCGCGGCATCGCCGTCGGCTTCCCGCTCTTCACGCTGGGCGGC includes the following:
- the ccsB gene encoding c-type cytochrome biogenesis protein CcsB, coding for MIQVSSYLFFGAFAAYVASALLYVMRLTLRRRDPKYFGLADRLGNNGFIAAILGVVLQGMAIIARWIGSGQVPMSNMFEYMSFLGWSVMLFFVILSAWYKLPSLGAFVAPVGVVVIAYASVFPTEVKPLVPALQSYWLPLHVSFAALGEGAFAVSFGAALMYLLRVRKEQSSPWEETLLEFFFCGAMLTGFLVLALGFKVAGASYEVTNMAGGLGILEYTLPPFIGPIGSRPGEASFLGMDLPLMTAPVWMKGAYAARKLNTLVLSALMGLILYFGVRLIARMPLRDLGSKAVGSMNPKLLDEVSYRGIAVGFPLFTLGGLVFAMIWAQKAWGAYWQWDPKETWALITWLFYSGYLHMRIVRGWEGRPAAWVSALGFVIVLFTLVGVNLLISGLHSYA